One Microtus ochrogaster isolate Prairie Vole_2 unplaced genomic scaffold, MicOch1.0 UNK117, whole genome shotgun sequence DNA window includes the following coding sequences:
- the LOC113455787 gene encoding uncharacterized protein LOC113455787, translating into MKTYVPTLFMLSWLQLDGVSQGEQVEQRPSTLRVQEGARAVINCTYEDNMSSYFPWYKQEPGKHHKLIIDIRSNMERKQDQRLIISHDKKAKHVSLHITDTQLGDSAMYFCAARVSSQEKVQQNPEFLSVSEGATASLNCTSNDRNYNYFWWYKQYPGKGPMFLMSIFSNGEKKEGRFTVHLNQESLHVSLHIRDSQLSDSAVYLCAVSTQCSPGTCSLHPNLQGPSKV; encoded by the exons ATGAAGACATATGTTCCTACTTTATTCATGCTTTCATGGTTGCAGCTGGATG GGGTGAGCCAAGGTGAGCAGGTGGAACAGCGTCCTTCCACCCTGAGAGTCCAGGAGGGAGCAAGAGCTGTCATCAACTGCACATATGAAGACAACATGTCATCCTACTTCCCTTGGTATaagcaagaacctggaaagcATCATAAGCTCATTATTGACATTCGATCAAATATGGAAAGAAAGCAAGACCAAAGACTGATCATTTCACATGATAAGAAAGCCAAACATGTTTCCCTGCACATCACAGACACCCAGCTTGGAGACTCTGCCATGTACTTCTGTGCTGCAA GGGTGAGTAGCCAGGAGAAGGTGCAGCAGAATCCAGAATTCCTCAGTGTCTCAGAGGGAGCCACGGCCTCTCTCAACTGCACTTCCAACGATCGTAATTATAATTACTTCTGGTGGTACAAACAGTATCCCGGGAAAGGCCCCATGTTTCTGATGTCCATATTCTCCAATggtgaaaagaaagaaggcagattcacAGTTCATCTCAATCAAGAGAGCCTGCATGTTTCCCTGCACATCAGAGACTCCCAACTCAGTGACTCAGCTGTCTACCTCTGTGCAGTGAGCACACAGTGCTCCCCAGGCACCTGCAGCCTGCACCCAAACCTACAGGGCCCCAGCAAAGTCTGA